A part of Pantoea vagans genomic DNA contains:
- the envZ gene encoding two-component system sensor histidine kinase EnvZ, translating to MKRLRFSPRSSFARTLLLIVTLLFVSLVTTYLVVLNFAILPSLQQFNKVLAYEVRMLMTDRLQLEDGTQLEVPPAFRREIYRELGISLYTNAAAEESGLRWAQHYEFLSEQMGQQLGGPTDVRVEVNKNSPVVWLKTWLSPDIWVRVPLTEIHQGDFSPLFRYTLAIMLLAIGGAWLFIRIQNRPLVDLEHAALQVGRGIIPPPLREYGASEVRSVTRAFNQMAAGVKQLADDRTLLMAGVSHDLRTPLTRIRLATEMMSEQDGYLAESINKDIEECNAIIEQFIDYLRTGQEMQTERADLNSVLGEVVAAESGYEREIENAVMPEELMLDINPLSIKRALANLVVNAARYGNGWIKVSSGRELHRAWFQVEDDGPGIKPDQLAHLFQPFVRGDSARSTSGTGLGLAIVQRIIDAHQGSLEIGESERGGLRIRAWLPLVETMALSHNNGSNSISN from the coding sequence ATGAAGCGACTGCGCTTCTCGCCACGGAGTTCGTTTGCCCGCACCCTGCTGCTGATCGTTACCCTGCTGTTTGTCAGCCTGGTCACGACCTATCTGGTGGTGCTGAACTTCGCCATTCTTCCCAGCCTGCAACAGTTCAATAAGGTGCTCGCTTACGAAGTTCGTATGCTGATGACCGACCGGTTGCAGCTGGAAGATGGCACGCAGCTGGAAGTGCCCCCGGCATTTCGCCGGGAAATCTACCGCGAACTGGGGATCTCGCTCTACACCAATGCAGCAGCAGAGGAGAGCGGATTGCGCTGGGCGCAGCACTATGAATTCCTGAGCGAGCAGATGGGGCAGCAGCTCGGCGGTCCGACCGATGTCCGGGTTGAGGTGAACAAAAACTCTCCGGTGGTCTGGCTGAAAACCTGGCTGTCGCCCGACATCTGGGTGCGGGTGCCGCTGACGGAGATTCATCAGGGCGACTTCTCGCCGCTGTTCCGTTATACCCTGGCGATTATGCTGCTGGCGATTGGCGGTGCCTGGCTGTTTATCCGCATTCAGAACCGACCCCTGGTGGATCTGGAGCACGCCGCTCTGCAGGTGGGACGCGGGATTATTCCGCCGCCGCTGCGTGAGTATGGCGCGTCAGAAGTGCGATCGGTAACGCGTGCCTTTAATCAGATGGCGGCCGGGGTGAAGCAGCTGGCGGATGACCGCACGCTGTTAATGGCGGGCGTCAGCCACGATTTGCGTACGCCGCTGACCCGTATTCGTCTCGCCACCGAGATGATGAGCGAGCAGGATGGCTATCTGGCCGAATCGATTAACAAAGATATCGAAGAGTGCAACGCCATCATCGAACAGTTCATCGACTACCTGCGCACCGGTCAGGAGATGCAGACCGAGCGCGCCGACCTGAACAGCGTGCTGGGCGAAGTGGTGGCGGCGGAAAGTGGCTACGAGCGTGAAATCGAAAATGCGGTGATGCCGGAAGAGTTAATGCTGGATATCAACCCGCTGTCGATTAAGCGCGCGCTGGCTAACCTGGTGGTCAACGCCGCACGCTACGGCAATGGCTGGATCAAGGTCAGCAGCGGACGGGAACTGCATCGCGCCTGGTTCCAGGTGGAAGATGATGGACCTGGCATCAAGCCGGATCAGCTGGCGCATCTGTTCCAGCCGTTTGTGCGGGGCGACAGCGCCCGCAGCACCAGCGGAACCGGTCTCGGCCTGGCGATTGTGCAGCGGATTATCGATGCCCATCAGGGCTCGCTGGAGATTGGTGAGAGCGAGCGCGGGGGCTTGCGTATTCGTGCCTGGTTGCCGTTAGTGGAAACGATGGCGCTGAGCCACAACAATGGCAGCAACAGCATCTCAAACTGA
- the pckA gene encoding phosphoenolpyruvate carboxykinase (ATP): MRVNGLTSQDLAALGIVDTTEVVYNPDYDTLFQEETRPDLEGFARGTLTQSGAIAVDTGIFTGRSPKDKYIVRDDTTRDTLWWNDQGTGKNDNQPLSQETWNALKSCVTRQLSGKRLFVVDAFCGANADSRLSVRFVTEVAWQAHFVKNMFIQPTDAELADFTPDFVVMNGAKCTNPDWQAQGLHSENFVAFNLTERMQLIGGTWYGGEMKKGLFAIMNYLLPLKGIASMHCSANVGKAGDVAVFFGLSGTGKTTLSTDPDRQLIGDDEHGWDDDGVFNFEGGCYAKTINLSEQAEPEIYRAIRRNALLENVVVREDGSVDYADGSKTENTRVSYPINHIDNIVQPVSKAGHAKKVIFLTADAFGVLPPVSRLTPEQTQYHFLSGFTAKLAGTERGVTAPTPTFSACFGAAFLTLHPTQYAEVLVKRMEASGAQAYLVNTGWNGSGKRISLKNTRAIINAILAGELDDAPTETLPIFNLQMPVALGELDSNTLDPRRSWESEEKWTAAAEGLAQRFIDNFDKYTDNAAGAALVKAGPQR; this comes from the coding sequence ATGCGCGTTAACGGCCTGACCTCGCAAGACCTTGCCGCTTTGGGCATCGTGGATACCACGGAAGTGGTTTACAACCCTGATTACGACACGCTATTTCAGGAAGAGACGCGCCCGGACCTCGAAGGTTTTGCTCGTGGCACCCTGACGCAGAGCGGCGCGATTGCAGTAGACACCGGGATTTTCACCGGGCGATCGCCAAAGGATAAGTACATTGTGCGTGATGACACCACGCGCGATACCCTGTGGTGGAACGACCAGGGCACCGGCAAAAACGACAACCAGCCTCTGTCACAGGAGACCTGGAACGCACTGAAAAGCTGCGTGACCCGCCAGCTTTCCGGCAAGCGTCTGTTTGTGGTGGATGCCTTCTGCGGTGCCAATGCCGATTCACGTCTGAGCGTTCGTTTTGTCACCGAGGTAGCCTGGCAGGCGCACTTCGTGAAAAACATGTTTATTCAGCCTACAGACGCTGAGCTGGCCGACTTCACGCCTGACTTTGTGGTGATGAACGGGGCCAAATGCACCAATCCGGACTGGCAGGCGCAGGGTCTGCACTCGGAGAACTTTGTTGCCTTCAATCTGACGGAACGCATGCAGCTGATTGGCGGCACCTGGTACGGTGGCGAGATGAAGAAAGGTCTGTTCGCTATCATGAACTACCTGCTGCCGCTGAAAGGCATCGCCTCAATGCACTGTTCAGCTAACGTCGGTAAAGCAGGTGATGTGGCGGTCTTCTTCGGCCTCTCCGGCACCGGCAAAACCACACTCTCCACCGATCCTGACCGCCAGTTGATTGGCGATGATGAGCACGGCTGGGACGATGATGGCGTGTTTAACTTCGAGGGCGGTTGCTACGCCAAAACCATCAACCTTTCTGAGCAGGCTGAGCCGGAGATCTACCGCGCCATTCGCCGCAATGCGCTGCTGGAAAACGTGGTAGTGCGCGAAGATGGCAGTGTTGATTACGCCGACGGCAGCAAAACAGAGAATACCCGCGTCTCCTATCCGATTAATCACATCGACAATATCGTGCAGCCGGTCTCAAAAGCGGGCCACGCGAAGAAGGTGATTTTCCTGACCGCCGATGCGTTTGGCGTGCTGCCACCGGTTTCACGTCTGACGCCGGAGCAGACGCAGTATCATTTCCTGTCAGGCTTCACCGCCAAACTGGCCGGCACCGAGCGTGGCGTGACAGCACCGACCCCAACCTTCTCCGCCTGTTTCGGCGCGGCATTCCTGACGCTGCATCCGACGCAGTACGCTGAAGTGCTGGTGAAGCGGATGGAGGCATCCGGTGCCCAGGCTTACCTGGTCAATACCGGCTGGAACGGCAGTGGCAAACGCATCTCACTGAAGAATACCCGCGCCATTATCAATGCAATCCTGGCGGGTGAGCTGGATGATGCACCGACAGAAACGCTGCCAATCTTTAACCTGCAGATGCCGGTTGCGCTGGGCGAGCTGGACAGTAACACGCTCGATCCGCGTCGTAGCTGGGAAAGTGAAGAGAAGTGGACCGCTGCCGCCGAAGGTCTGGCACAGCGCTTTATTGATAACTTCGACAAGTATACAGATAACGCCGCAGGTGCTGCGCTGGTGAAAGCCGGCCCGCAACGCTAA